From a single Anaerobranca gottschalkii DSM 13577 genomic region:
- a CDS encoding peptidylprolyl isomerase: protein MSKKLISVILLVMFFAVLYTGCSTQKEVVAVINGREVTRGELQKYLSLSITLYSGQETFTEAEERRYLDFLINEELLYLEGLRRGFTVTEEEIEEEYQDYKNFIISYYLNNDEKEFTKRLKRYKVTENDLREMAKRNLIITALFEDIEENIEPVTDEEVREFYDANVEELFTYEERRDIRHILVDSEEAARAILTRLERGEDFAQLAKEFSECPSGENGGKLGLSERGTYVEDFEKVAFSLKVGEISDVVKTIYGYHIIEVTEIKPPGVEELDDELKGLIKDYLQRQKPQQAIWALLESLREGVENRLAN, encoded by the coding sequence ATGTCCAAAAAGTTAATCTCCGTAATCTTACTAGTAATGTTTTTTGCTGTATTATATACGGGGTGTTCTACCCAAAAAGAAGTAGTTGCAGTAATTAATGGAAGAGAAGTTACCCGAGGTGAACTTCAGAAATATTTAAGTTTGAGTATAACATTATACTCTGGACAAGAGACATTTACTGAGGCAGAAGAAAGAAGATATTTAGATTTTTTAATTAACGAAGAATTATTATATTTAGAAGGCCTAAGAAGAGGTTTTACAGTAACAGAAGAAGAAATTGAAGAAGAATATCAGGATTATAAAAATTTTATAATATCTTATTATTTAAACAATGATGAAAAAGAATTTACTAAAAGACTTAAAAGGTATAAGGTAACGGAAAATGATCTTAGGGAAATGGCTAAAAGGAATTTAATAATAACTGCATTATTTGAAGATATTGAAGAAAATATAGAACCAGTTACAGATGAAGAAGTAAGGGAATTTTATGATGCAAATGTAGAAGAACTGTTTACTTATGAAGAAAGAAGGGATATCCGCCATATCTTAGTGGATTCAGAAGAAGCTGCTAGGGCTATTTTAACTAGGCTTGAACGGGGAGAAGATTTTGCCCAATTGGCTAAAGAGTTTTCAGAATGTCCATCAGGAGAAAATGGTGGAAAACTAGGCCTTTCTGAAAGAGGTACTTATGTAGAGGATTTTGAAAAAGTAGCTTTTTCCTTAAAAGTAGGGGAAATAAGTGATGTTGTTAAAACAATTTATGGTTATCACATTATCGAAGTAACAGAGATTAAACCACCTGGAGTAGAAGAATTAGATGATGAATTAAAAGGATTAATCAAAGATTATTTACAAAGGCAAAAACCCCAACAGGCGATCTGGGCTTTATTAGAAAGCTTAAGGGAAGGGGTAGAAAATCGTTTGGCAAATTAA